From Bacteroidota bacterium, the proteins below share one genomic window:
- a CDS encoding endonuclease MutS2, translating to MNENIYSLLEFEKILNRIQSYVYSGLGHQLTEEISFFTDKNLLQLELDKTSEMKDILTREEYLQLDGLQDIRKTLSKLNVEGSYIPSTEFLGILTFLRISRLTKGYFSRLNIGSEYDYKLIPKITSNLFSDKILESNIDSTIDETGTVRETASAELKRIRITIRKKTESLRKSLEKILKDISDKDYSQDDIITQRDGRFVVPVKVENKRKVPGLIHSSSNTGQTVFIEPAATIELNNDITELQYEEKREIERILAELAKKVRVHVTELKSNCEIMAEIDFLQAKAKYGIEILAEKPLLSDEKYEIKQGYHPVLMQNHKRDEVVPLNFKIGKEFNSIIISGPNAGGKTVSLKTVGLLALMVQSGILVPVYYESKFRVLNQIFVSIGDQQSLENDLSTFSSHIAYLKKILDEADDKSLVLIDEICSGTDPVLGSALSCSIIQNLSDRNSLSVVTTHNSELKAFAYNHAKIENASLEFNNETLSPNFKFNIGIPGQSFTFEIAEKYDFPNEVITEAKSYLTDSENKLEDLLKELNENKQKYSELKDEYNREATRLKGLNSLYETKVSQLKANEKEILKKAKEEAKDVLQNANKLIENTIREIREKQNFSAKEIKESFQSQVEKITEIKKEDAEKELVEEMSEAEKKSVKVGDFVKISGTNSMGELMEIKDDHVSINMNGLLVKSKLSEIEKVKRAEAKKEHAKTSTIEINEGPVERSLDLRGKYTEEIYDMIDKFLNKSINNGLKSVEIIHGKGTGKLRTEVQKYLKSNPVVLSHRLGNWNEGDTGVTIVELSK from the coding sequence ATGAACGAAAATATATACTCATTACTTGAGTTTGAAAAAATATTAAACAGAATTCAATCTTACGTCTATTCCGGTCTCGGACATCAACTGACTGAAGAGATTTCATTTTTTACAGATAAAAATTTACTCCAGCTTGAACTTGACAAGACATCAGAGATGAAAGACATTCTTACACGTGAAGAGTATCTTCAGCTTGACGGTTTGCAGGATATAAGAAAAACCCTTTCAAAGCTAAATGTTGAAGGAAGCTATATTCCCTCAACTGAATTTTTAGGTATACTTACTTTTTTAAGAATTTCCAGATTAACAAAAGGATATTTTTCACGGCTGAATATCGGAAGTGAGTATGATTATAAACTTATTCCTAAAATTACTTCCAATTTATTCTCCGATAAAATCCTCGAGAGTAATATCGATTCTACAATTGATGAAACGGGAACTGTAAGAGAAACTGCTTCCGCAGAGCTTAAGAGAATAAGAATTACAATCAGGAAAAAAACAGAAAGCTTAAGAAAATCTTTAGAGAAAATTTTAAAGGATATTTCAGATAAAGATTATTCACAGGATGATATTATTACTCAGCGTGACGGACGATTTGTTGTACCGGTAAAAGTTGAGAATAAAAGGAAAGTCCCTGGACTAATTCATAGTTCATCCAATACAGGGCAAACGGTATTTATCGAACCTGCTGCTACAATCGAACTGAACAATGATATCACTGAACTTCAGTACGAAGAGAAAAGGGAGATTGAAAGAATACTTGCGGAACTTGCAAAAAAAGTCAGAGTGCATGTGACTGAATTAAAATCAAACTGCGAAATTATGGCAGAGATTGATTTTCTTCAGGCGAAAGCAAAGTATGGAATTGAGATACTTGCAGAGAAACCTTTACTGAGCGATGAAAAGTATGAAATAAAGCAGGGATATCATCCTGTGCTAATGCAAAATCATAAACGCGATGAAGTAGTTCCGCTAAATTTTAAAATCGGGAAAGAATTTAATTCTATTATTATATCCGGTCCGAATGCAGGTGGTAAAACAGTGTCGCTTAAGACTGTCGGATTGCTTGCGTTGATGGTTCAGTCAGGGATTCTTGTCCCTGTTTATTACGAAAGTAAGTTCAGAGTTTTAAACCAGATTTTTGTAAGCATCGGTGATCAGCAGTCACTTGAAAATGATTTAAGTACATTCAGTTCTCACATTGCTTATCTGAAGAAAATTCTTGATGAAGCTGATGATAAATCATTGGTGCTTATCGATGAAATTTGTTCAGGCACTGACCCTGTTCTCGGCAGTGCATTATCTTGCTCAATTATTCAAAATCTTTCGGATAGAAATTCATTATCAGTTGTTACGACACATAATTCTGAATTGAAAGCATTTGCATATAATCATGCCAAGATTGAAAATGCTTCGCTAGAATTTAATAACGAAACGCTCTCACCGAATTTCAAATTTAATATCGGGATTCCGGGGCAGAGCTTTACATTTGAGATAGCAGAGAAATATGATTTCCCGAATGAAGTTATCACTGAAGCAAAATCATATCTGACTGACAGTGAAAACAAACTTGAAGATCTGTTAAAAGAGCTAAATGAAAACAAACAGAAATATTCTGAACTAAAAGATGAATATAACAGAGAAGCTACACGATTAAAAGGCTTGAATTCTCTGTATGAAACCAAAGTCAGTCAGCTAAAAGCAAACGAGAAGGAGATATTAAAGAAAGCGAAAGAAGAAGCCAAAGATGTTCTTCAGAATGCAAATAAGCTGATTGAAAATACTATAAGAGAAATAAGAGAGAAGCAGAATTTTTCAGCGAAAGAAATAAAGGAATCGTTCCAGTCACAAGTTGAGAAAATTACTGAAATAAAAAAAGAAGATGCTGAAAAAGAATTAGTGGAAGAGATGTCTGAAGCCGAAAAGAAAAGTGTAAAGGTCGGTGACTTTGTGAAAATATCCGGTACAAACTCCATGGGTGAGCTTATGGAAATAAAAGATGACCATGTTTCAATTAATATGAATGGCTTGCTGGTAAAATCAAAACTTTCCGAGATTGAAAAAGTAAAAAGAGCAGAAGCAAAAAAAGAACATGCAAAGACTTCGACAATAGAAATTAATGAAGGACCTGTTGAAAGAAGTTTAGACCTGCGGGGCAAATACACAGAAGAAATTTATGATATGATTGATAAGTTCTTAAATAAATCAATCAACAACGGATTAAAGAGTGTGGAGATTATTCACGGAAAGGGAACAGGTAAGCTCAGAACAGAAGTTCAGAAATATCTGAAATCAAATCCGGTGGTATTATCTCACAGACTTGGCAATTGGAATGAAGGCGATACGGGAGTAACAATAGTGGAGTTATCAAAGTAA
- a CDS encoding sigma-54-dependent Fis family transcriptional regulator — protein sequence MSKILIVDDERSIVDSISMILSQDSYEIDSANDGVTAVNKVKSNIYDLILLDIKMPKMDGLEALEKIKEIDKDAVVIMISGHGTIETAVEATKKGAYNFLQKPLPDLYEFKLIIKNAVDYKMSLDELKSYKSKALEESKIIGSSEKIKEVNSLIDKYSKVNSHVLICGESGTGKELVARQIHYRSSRADNKFIELNSANLTEENIELKLFGGLDDNNVIKGSLELAEGGTVFIDEISNLSMDLQSKLLKVIEDNVITREGSNISIKLDVRFIFSTNKDLMPEVEAKHFREDLYHRINVLQINLPSLREHSEDVKELVEYFAKTICTQNGLPVKKFSDKALELLTTFRYPGNVRELKNLVERLIITSDRKVIDEDDIDLPANRELKLYNELLNKDMSLNDFQNESERLFIEKMLHDYKYNVSHTAEALQIQRSHLYKLMAKYDIPLPSKTKQDL from the coding sequence ATGAGCAAAATTTTAATAGTAGACGACGAGCGAAGCATTGTTGACAGTATCTCTATGATATTAAGTCAGGACAGCTATGAAATTGACAGCGCGAACGATGGGGTAACTGCAGTCAACAAAGTAAAATCCAACATATACGACCTCATCTTGCTTGATATAAAGATGCCTAAGATGGACGGACTGGAAGCACTTGAAAAAATAAAAGAGATTGATAAAGATGCAGTTGTGATTATGATTTCCGGTCACGGCACAATTGAAACAGCGGTCGAAGCAACTAAAAAAGGCGCATATAATTTCCTTCAGAAACCTCTTCCTGACTTATATGAGTTTAAGCTTATAATAAAAAATGCCGTTGATTATAAGATGTCGCTAGATGAACTAAAGTCATATAAATCAAAAGCTCTCGAAGAAAGTAAAATTATCGGTTCGAGCGAAAAGATAAAAGAAGTAAACAGTCTCATTGATAAATATTCTAAGGTGAACTCTCATGTATTGATTTGCGGAGAGAGCGGGACGGGCAAAGAGTTAGTTGCCAGACAGATTCATTACCGTTCATCAAGAGCGGATAATAAATTTATTGAACTTAACAGTGCAAATCTTACCGAAGAGAATATTGAATTAAAACTTTTCGGAGGACTAGATGACAACAACGTTATCAAAGGTTCGCTTGAACTTGCCGAGGGCGGAACGGTTTTCATAGATGAAATAAGTAACTTATCTATGGATTTACAATCCAAGCTGCTGAAGGTGATTGAAGACAATGTTATAACCCGTGAAGGAAGCAATATTTCGATAAAGCTTGATGTTAGATTTATTTTTTCTACGAATAAAGATTTAATGCCTGAGGTTGAAGCAAAACATTTCAGAGAAGATCTGTATCACAGAATAAATGTACTTCAGATAAATTTACCTTCACTTCGTGAACATTCAGAAGATGTAAAAGAACTTGTTGAGTATTTTGCGAAAACAATCTGCACTCAAAATGGATTACCTGTGAAGAAATTTTCCGATAAGGCATTGGAGCTGTTAACAACATTCCGTTATCCCGGAAACGTAAGAGAGTTAAAAAATTTAGTTGAGAGGTTGATTATTACCAGTGACAGAAAAGTTATTGATGAAGATGATATTGATTTACCTGCTAACAGGGAGCTGAAACTTTACAATGAATTGCTGAATAAAGATATGTCTCTGAACGATTTTCAGAATGAATCGGAGAGATTATTTATTGAAAAGATGCTTCATGATTACAAATACAATGTAAGCCACACCGCAGAGGCATTGCAAATACAAAGAAGCCATTTGTATAAACTTATGGCAAAGTATGATATACCTTTGCCGTCAAAGACTAAACAAGATTTATAA